The sequence below is a genomic window from Flavobacterium sediminilitoris.
TAAATAATAAAATGTTTTAACAAAACTTTTTAATATAAATGTTGATAAAATTCTTAAAAAAACTTTTTTTATTATAAATTTTAATTTTATAATTAGTCTGCAAATTATTAATTTTTTGATCAATATATCGATTTATTAAGCTTAATCAATTATTATGCCAAAAAAACAAACGCATATTTTCTTATTAATTATTTCTCTACATTTTATAACGAAAAATAACGAAAAATTTAACAATTCACATTAATCAGTTAAAAATACTAACAGATAAAGTGCAAAAAAACTAGATAATCATCAAATCATATTTTTATAAAGTTACAATTTTTTTTACTCCAATTATACAATTTTAACATTAAAAAACGCTATTACAGTTTTTCTATAATGCCATTAACAACTGAATAATTGATTTCTAATATATTAATTATTATCTATACCAATGACTATCGAATTTATAAATTTTGATTATATCTAAATAGATTTAGAATTGTATATTTGTTCATGCTTTTAAAAGATGTATTAGGTCAATATCATATTAAAAATCACTTTATAAAAAGTGTTGCAGCAGGGAGAATTCCTCATGCTCAGCTATTTGTTGGTCCAGAAGGATCAGGAACACTACCAATGGCCATTGCTTATTCACAATATATCTTGTGTTCTAATTCAGAAGGAGAGAATAATACTGGTAATCAAAGTTGTAATTTAAAGTTTGAGAATTATTCTCATCCTGATTTACATTTTGTTTTTCCAGTTGCAACAAATGATCAAATTAAATCACGCCCAGTCAGTGCTAACTTCTTGATTCAATGGCGATCTTTTTTAAAAGAAAATCCTTATGGTGGTTTATTTGATTGGTACAAATACATTGGTATTCAAAACAAGCAAGGTCAAATAGGAGTGGATGAGGCTACAGAAATTAATAAAGCCTTATCATTAAAAGCTTATGAAGGTGGTTATAAAGTAATGATTATTTGGATGGCTGAAAAAATGAATAACGCTTCTTCAAATAAGTTACTTAAACTTTTAGAAGAGCCACCTGCTAAAACAATTTTTATTTTAATTACTGAATCATTAGATGATGTTTTGCAAACTATTTTATCAAGATGTCAAGTAATTGATTTCATGGGTTTAAGTGAAGTAACTATTTCTGAAGCGCTAATAAATAGAGAAAATTGTGAAGAAAATGAAGCATTAAAAATAGCTTACCAAAGTGAAGGAAATTATAACAAAGCTTTACATCTTTTTAAAAAAGACGCTGATGATTATCCTTTTGAAAGTTGGTTTATTCAATGGGTTAGGAGTGCTTTTAAAGCAAAAGGAAATGCTTCAGCTATACAAGACTTAATAAGTTGGAGTGAAACTATTGCTGGTTTAGGAAGAGAAGTTCAAAAACAATTTTTACAATATTGTATTCATTTTTTTAGACAAGCATTGTTGAGTAATTATAAAGCAAATAATTTGGTTTATTTTGAACCAACTGAAAGTAATTTTAATTTAGAAAAATTTTCTCCATTTGTTGATGGAAGTAATATTAATGATATATTTAAAGAATTAGAAAATGCTATTTATCATATTGAAAGAAATGGTAACAGTAAAATTATTCTAACTGATTTATCTATAAAACTAACCCGTTTAATTCATAAAAAATAATCATATGACACAAGCAGCTCCTATTTTATTACTTTTGTTACTAAGTGTAACTTTTCTTCAATCTGGATATGATAAAATAAAAGATTGGAAAGGAAATGTATCTTGGTTAAAAGGACATTTCTCTGAAACTATATTAGCCAAACAAGTTCCACTAGCATTATTTACTATATTAATATTAGAAATTTTTTCTGGTGTTTTATGTGTTTCAGGAATAATTGAGTTGTTTACAAAAACATCTAGTCAAGTAGCCTATTATGGCGCTATTTTATCTTGCTTAACATTAATATTTCTTTTATTTGGTCAACGAATAGCTAAAGATTATGATGGAGCTAGAACTATTGTTATTTATTTTGTTCCTGCAATAATGGCTGTATATATTTTAAGCTAAATTATACTTTTAAAGTTGCACGATATAATCTTAATTCGTTCCAGGAAAATACATCTCCATGAAGTGATTTAAGTTCTCCTAAACTTTCACCATCATACTTTTTAAAGGCTTTTTCTAAGTCTTTAATTTTTTCATGAGATAAAATATCTGACAATTCTACTATTTCCATTTGAACTAGTTTAGTAAAATGGTTATAAATAGTTTCTGGTGTTAATTTACGCTTTTTTGCAATTTCATAAATAGAAAGATTTTCCTTCCAAAGTTCCAAAGTTTCTTCAATAGTAGATTTCTTTGGTTCTTTGGATTTTTTCTTCTTTGTTTTTCCATAATATGACACTTCTTCGTTTTCTTCAACTAAAGTGGCAAATTCATTTCTAAATCGTTCTGCTACAGTTACTAACTTATTAATTTTATAAACTTGCATGTCTTGAGAAACTAAATTTTCTTTTGAAATTTCTTTTCCTTCAAGTCTGATTTTTGCCAACTGAATAGCTTTCTTTAATTGTAAAACTGCTGAAATATGAAGCTCTTCTAAAACTAATAATTCATCATAAAATCCTTTTACTTTTTTTATTCGTTTTACTTCTTCAATTTTTAATAACAAGTCTTCTGCAATTACATCTATTGTTTTAAAAAAATAATTATATGCAGCATTACATCGTTCATAAACAAAATTGAAATCAATTTCATTTTCGGAAAATATTTTATAAAGTTGCGACATGAATTTTCCTGAGGGAATTTCTAATTCTACCATTTTGTCATATTGCAATTTTGCCCATTTTGAATGTAATGATTTTGGTGATTTTGGAGCTTCAGCTTTATAACTATAAAAATGATTGCGCCATTCTTGTATTAATTCTTTGAAATCAAAATACTTAAGTAACGTTTGTAATAAGAAATTTTTTGTTTCTTTTACTAACGATTCTTCTAGAATTACATCTGTAGCTTTGTTTTCAGAATAATTTAAAACGCCTTCATCGCTAGAAATACCATTCATTCGTATTGGAGACAATAAAATAAGCCCTTTTAAGGAACGTAATCTAGAAAGTGCTACATAAGCCTGTCCTGGAGCAAAAACCTGCGATACATCGAGTGCTGCTTTATCAAAAGTTAAGCCTTGACTTTTATGAACTGTTATTGCCCAAGCTAATTTAATAGGGTAGTGGACAAAAGTT
It includes:
- a CDS encoding helix-turn-helix domain-containing protein — translated: MEFLSAEASYTLRFINQTNKSVFLTGKAGTGKTTLLKEIIATTHKNTVVVAPTGIAALNAGGVTIHSMFQLPFAVFLPDNKDVANFSGGIKFESRISLARHFKMNNTKRSVIRNMELLIIDEVSMLRADVLDAMDFMMKRVRRNEQPFGGVQVLFIGDLLQLPPVVKNEEWQLLKNYYNGMFFFHSHIIQQYPPLYIELDIIFRQKDSEFIDVLNNLRQNKITKNDIDLLNQFVQPEFDLKNNKGYITLTTHNVKANTINQESLLELKGKTYSYLPNIVGEFPDKIFPLDEKLELKVGAQVMFIKNDLNFDKQYFNGKMGVIHSLSDNEILVHFPEESKTIEVERYEWQNIRFKINENTKEVEEEVIGTFVHYPIKLAWAITVHKSQGLTFDKAALDVSQVFAPGQAYVALSRLRSLKGLILLSPIRMNGISSDEGVLNYSENKATDVILEESLVKETKNFLLQTLLKYFDFKELIQEWRNHFYSYKAEAPKSPKSLHSKWAKLQYDKMVELEIPSGKFMSQLYKIFSENEIDFNFVYERCNAAYNYFFKTIDVIAEDLLLKIEEVKRIKKVKGFYDELLVLEELHISAVLQLKKAIQLAKIRLEGKEISKENLVSQDMQVYKINKLVTVAERFRNEFATLVEENEEVSYYGKTKKKKSKEPKKSTIEETLELWKENLSIYEIAKKRKLTPETIYNHFTKLVQMEIVELSDILSHEKIKDLEKAFKKYDGESLGELKSLHGDVFSWNELRLYRATLKV
- a CDS encoding DNA polymerase III subunit → MLLKDVLGQYHIKNHFIKSVAAGRIPHAQLFVGPEGSGTLPMAIAYSQYILCSNSEGENNTGNQSCNLKFENYSHPDLHFVFPVATNDQIKSRPVSANFLIQWRSFLKENPYGGLFDWYKYIGIQNKQGQIGVDEATEINKALSLKAYEGGYKVMIIWMAEKMNNASSNKLLKLLEEPPAKTIFILITESLDDVLQTILSRCQVIDFMGLSEVTISEALINRENCEENEALKIAYQSEGNYNKALHLFKKDADDYPFESWFIQWVRSAFKAKGNASAIQDLISWSETIAGLGREVQKQFLQYCIHFFRQALLSNYKANNLVYFEPTESNFNLEKFSPFVDGSNINDIFKELENAIYHIERNGNSKIILTDLSIKLTRLIHKK